The Exiguobacterium acetylicum genome includes a window with the following:
- a CDS encoding DEAD/DEAH box helicase has protein sequence MTRTRFNDFNLSTPILDSIEQLGYTTPTEVQQSVIPVVLSGKDVIVKSRTGSGKTASFAIPLCELVEWEENKPQVLVLTPTRELALQVKEDIMNIGRYKRIKATAVFGKQPFRGQVTELKQKTHIVVGTPGRVRDHIERGTLSLEKVRYVVLDEADEMLNMGFLDQVDAILSELPKERMTLLFSATFPEDIEQLSNRYMDAPKRIEAGETVVSTITHSYIPVTDKTKFAILKDVLVAENPDRCMIFCRTKEHVDFVANGLRAHDYPVEAIHGGMEQDDRLDAMKAFRAGKFRILVATDVAARGIDIENITHVIQYDLPVERESYVHRTGRTGRAGATGQAISLVTPADERRLKEIEQYHGKLTRRQAPTEKDLMRTADAFEEKMATEDTRSSKTEQLDADIMKLFFNGGKKKKLRAVDFVGTIAKIEGVTADDIGIISIQDTLTYVDILNGKGPLVLRAMKTTKVKGKQLKVYEAFKK, from the coding sequence ATGACACGTACACGATTCAATGATTTTAACTTAAGCACACCGATTCTCGATTCGATCGAGCAACTCGGTTACACGACACCAACCGAAGTCCAGCAATCGGTCATTCCGGTCGTATTATCCGGAAAAGACGTCATCGTCAAATCACGGACAGGGAGCGGGAAAACGGCATCGTTTGCGATTCCACTGTGTGAACTCGTCGAGTGGGAAGAAAATAAACCACAAGTTTTAGTCTTAACACCAACACGTGAGCTTGCCTTGCAGGTCAAAGAAGATATCATGAACATTGGACGTTATAAGCGGATCAAAGCGACTGCTGTCTTCGGCAAGCAACCGTTCCGTGGACAAGTGACAGAGCTCAAACAAAAGACGCACATCGTCGTCGGCACACCAGGACGCGTACGCGACCATATCGAGCGAGGAACGTTATCGCTTGAGAAAGTCCGTTACGTCGTTTTAGATGAAGCGGATGAAATGCTGAACATGGGCTTCCTCGATCAAGTCGATGCTATCTTGTCCGAGTTACCGAAGGAACGGATGACACTCTTATTCTCTGCGACTTTCCCAGAAGACATCGAACAGTTGAGCAATCGTTACATGGACGCACCAAAACGAATCGAAGCGGGTGAGACGGTCGTCTCAACGATCACGCATAGCTACATTCCGGTGACGGATAAGACGAAGTTCGCCATTTTAAAAGATGTCCTCGTCGCTGAAAACCCGGATCGCTGCATGATTTTCTGTCGGACGAAAGAACATGTCGATTTCGTTGCGAATGGCTTGCGTGCACATGACTATCCGGTTGAAGCGATTCACGGTGGAATGGAACAAGACGATCGACTCGATGCGATGAAGGCATTCCGTGCCGGGAAGTTCCGGATTCTCGTTGCAACCGACGTCGCAGCACGCGGAATCGATATCGAGAACATCACGCACGTCATCCAGTACGATCTCCCTGTCGAACGGGAAAGCTACGTTCATCGAACAGGTCGGACAGGTCGTGCGGGAGCTACTGGACAAGCAATCAGTCTTGTCACACCAGCAGACGAACGTCGCCTGAAGGAGATCGAGCAGTATCATGGGAAGCTGACACGCCGACAAGCACCGACCGAAAAGGACTTGATGCGCACAGCGGATGCGTTCGAAGAGAAGATGGCGACGGAAGATACGCGTTCGTCGAAAACGGAACAGCTCGATGCCGATATCATGAAATTGTTCTTTAATGGTGGGAAGAAGAAGAAACTCCGTGCCGTCGACTTTGTTGGAACGATTGCGAAGATTGAAGGCGTCACAGCAGACGACATCGGGATCATCTCGATTCAGGATACGTTAACGTATGTCGATATCCTGAACGGAAAAGGTCCGCTTGTCCTACGAGCGATGAAGACGACGAAGGTCAAAGGGAAACAACTGAAGGTGTACGAAGCATTCAAGAAGTAA
- the rlmN gene encoding 23S rRNA (adenine(2503)-C(2))-methyltransferase RlmN, whose amino-acid sequence MNKPSIYGLTLEQMTEWLSNQGHKPFRAKQVWDWLYRKRVTTFAEMTNVNKDCLELLDQSFTIDSMTEAVKQESADGTIKFLFKLYDGNLIETVLMRHKYGLSVCVTTQVGCNIGCSFCASGLIKKSRDLSAGEIVEQIMNVQHHLDAVGNEERVSHVVVMGIGEPFDNFDNMVDFLNVIKDHNGLAIGARHITVSTSGLADKIYKFADLKLQVNLAISLHAPNNELRTQIMKINRAIPLEKLMPAIDYYVQTTNRKITIEYILLRGVNDQKEHAVELAKLFEDKRHLTYVNLIPYNPVDEHGQYQRSTSEDITTFYDTLKKNGLNCGVRLEHGTDIDAACGQLRSKQIKKDKVASK is encoded by the coding sequence ATGAATAAACCATCCATTTATGGATTAACGCTTGAGCAGATGACAGAGTGGTTATCGAATCAAGGGCACAAACCATTCCGTGCCAAACAAGTATGGGATTGGCTCTACCGTAAACGTGTCACGACTTTCGCGGAAATGACGAATGTCAACAAGGATTGCCTTGAGTTGTTAGATCAGAGTTTTACGATTGACTCGATGACAGAAGCGGTCAAGCAAGAATCAGCAGACGGAACAATCAAGTTCCTCTTCAAATTATATGATGGCAACTTGATCGAAACAGTTCTAATGCGTCATAAATACGGTCTTTCTGTCTGTGTTACGACACAGGTTGGCTGTAACATCGGCTGTAGCTTCTGTGCAAGTGGTCTCATCAAGAAGAGCCGTGACTTGTCAGCAGGCGAAATCGTTGAACAGATCATGAACGTTCAACATCACCTCGATGCAGTCGGTAACGAAGAACGTGTCAGCCACGTCGTCGTCATGGGTATCGGTGAACCGTTCGATAACTTCGACAACATGGTCGACTTCTTGAACGTCATCAAGGACCACAATGGTCTTGCGATTGGTGCGCGTCACATCACGGTTTCAACAAGTGGTTTGGCAGACAAGATCTACAAGTTCGCTGACTTGAAACTCCAAGTCAACCTAGCGATCTCGCTTCACGCACCAAACAATGAATTGCGTACGCAAATCATGAAAATTAACCGGGCGATCCCGCTTGAGAAATTGATGCCAGCGATCGATTATTACGTTCAAACGACGAACCGTAAAATCACGATTGAGTATATCTTGCTTCGTGGCGTCAACGACCAAAAAGAACACGCGGTCGAACTCGCGAAACTATTCGAAGACAAACGTCACCTGACGTATGTCAACTTGATTCCGTACAACCCAGTTGATGAGCACGGTCAATATCAACGCAGTACGTCTGAAGACATCACGACGTTCTACGATACGTTGAAAAAGAACGGCTTGAACTGTGGTGTTCGTCTTGAACACGGAACAGACATCGATGCTGCATGTGGTCAATTACGTAGTAAGCAAATCAAAAAAGATAAAGTAGCATCCAAATAA
- a CDS encoding ABC transporter permease subunit, whose translation MILLIRSLFKQVRKPVLAYAVGTSLYLLMLALLYPSMMKTGLLEAKLEALPPEVLKAFQYDKVTGFDNVLDLLGGNYYGLIFQVIVSLFLLSLAARLVARPIDNGELIVYLAAPITRHAYTLAVAVVMGIASTLLVGLNGLVLMVADWSMTGISIDDVILWRIQVNALLLLFAIGAFTLFIATLFDEERRAFSLAGSVLVLSIVLTILSGLSDKTEWLRYLSVFSLFNTTQLLEGTDHFLLHSVLLLVLCLVFLTGAFVQFGRRSLSI comes from the coding sequence GTGATATTGTTGATCCGTTCTTTGTTCAAGCAAGTCAGAAAGCCAGTACTTGCCTATGCAGTAGGAACGAGTCTCTATTTATTGATGCTTGCATTGCTTTATCCATCGATGATGAAAACTGGTTTATTAGAAGCAAAACTTGAAGCATTACCCCCCGAAGTCTTGAAAGCTTTCCAGTACGATAAGGTGACAGGGTTTGATAACGTGCTAGATCTACTCGGTGGAAACTATTACGGATTGATCTTCCAAGTCATTGTGAGTCTATTCCTGCTCTCATTAGCGGCGCGCCTTGTTGCGCGACCAATCGATAACGGAGAATTGATCGTTTATCTCGCAGCACCTATTACACGACATGCATACACGCTTGCTGTCGCTGTCGTCATGGGTATCGCGAGTACGCTTCTCGTAGGACTAAATGGACTTGTTTTGATGGTGGCTGACTGGTCGATGACCGGTATTTCGATCGATGATGTCATCTTATGGCGGATTCAAGTTAATGCTCTCCTGTTACTCTTTGCGATTGGTGCCTTTACGTTATTCATTGCGACTTTATTTGATGAAGAACGACGCGCTTTTTCGCTTGCCGGTAGTGTATTAGTTCTCTCCATCGTTTTAACGATCCTATCCGGATTGAGTGATAAGACAGAGTGGCTCCGTTATCTATCTGTCTTTTCCTTATTCAATACGACGCAGTTACTAGAAGGAACGGATCATTTTCTTCTTCACTCGGTTCTCTTACTCGTCCTCTGCCTTGTTTTCCTGACAGGAGCGTTCGTTCAGTTTGGGCGTCGGAGTCTGTCGATTTGA
- a CDS encoding ABC transporter ATP-binding protein — translation MMIRLEHVTKEFAPGRGIFDVSFTVEPGTIFGFIGPNGSGKSTTLRHLMGLLAADGGKATIGGFDCWKQSKEVKQLVGYLPGEISLPGDMTGADMLDLMQRLHGSDPARRQLLLKRFPFETKTKIRKMSKGMKQKLALVGCFMKDAPVYLLDEPTSGLDPLMQERFLEWIEQEKQAGKAILMSSHHFPEMEKSCDRAALIKAGRIIVVSDIHELIRSSRKAYTIVFRSEIEAAQFAMQIGTESKRTEVSFQTDETLTLNQAIAYLTQYDVQLIRPSVDDLEQVFLHYYGEEESS, via the coding sequence ATGATGATTCGCTTGGAGCATGTCACGAAAGAGTTTGCGCCGGGGCGTGGAATATTCGATGTCAGTTTTACGGTCGAGCCGGGAACAATCTTCGGTTTCATTGGACCAAACGGCTCCGGAAAATCAACGACGCTCCGACATTTGATGGGACTACTGGCTGCGGATGGTGGAAAGGCGACGATCGGCGGCTTTGATTGCTGGAAACAAAGTAAGGAAGTGAAGCAGTTGGTCGGTTATTTGCCGGGCGAGATTAGTTTACCTGGAGATATGACGGGAGCAGACATGCTGGACTTGATGCAACGGTTGCACGGCAGTGATCCGGCACGGCGACAATTGCTACTAAAACGATTTCCGTTTGAGACGAAGACGAAAATCCGTAAGATGTCAAAAGGGATGAAACAAAAATTAGCACTCGTCGGTTGTTTCATGAAAGACGCACCGGTTTATCTACTCGATGAACCGACAAGTGGACTCGATCCGTTGATGCAAGAACGTTTTTTAGAGTGGATTGAACAGGAGAAGCAGGCTGGAAAAGCGATTCTGATGAGTTCACATCACTTCCCGGAGATGGAAAAGTCATGCGACCGGGCTGCTTTAATCAAAGCGGGTCGTATCATCGTTGTATCAGATATCCATGAGTTGATTCGTTCAAGCCGAAAGGCGTATACGATTGTTTTTCGGAGTGAGATCGAAGCAGCGCAGTTCGCGATGCAGATCGGTACGGAATCGAAGCGAACAGAAGTCAGTTTTCAAACCGACGAGACGTTGACATTAAACCAGGCGATCGCTTATCTAACCCAGTATGATGTACAACTGATTCGTCCGTCAGTAGATGATTTAGAACAGGTCTTTTTGCATTATTACGGAGAGGAGGAGTCATCGTGA
- a CDS encoding SAM-dependent methyltransferase, whose product MNEQEYDQRLRIETIEMQHLYGVFSHYNRYEPTPYAALDELCETYPFQKQDTVIDFGCGKGRLNFYLHDRFDCSVIGIEMNGQFYEDALRNMVNYQSRRKRRSGSVRFEQAYAERYVIPEEANKFYFFNPFSSQIFMKVVDHILSSVERSLRSVDLILYYPTDEYREYLERHTVFEQIDEIRLRDFYDKNHDERFVIYRFDPNKLLQNGYEYSDERNEK is encoded by the coding sequence ATGAATGAACAGGAATACGATCAACGATTACGAATTGAGACTATCGAGATGCAACACCTTTATGGTGTATTTAGTCACTACAATCGCTATGAACCGACGCCTTATGCGGCACTAGACGAATTATGCGAAACCTACCCGTTTCAAAAGCAGGATACGGTCATTGATTTTGGTTGCGGAAAAGGGCGCTTGAACTTTTACTTACACGACCGATTTGATTGTTCCGTCATTGGAATCGAGATGAACGGACAATTTTATGAGGACGCACTTCGAAATATGGTGAACTATCAAAGTCGACGGAAGCGACGTTCCGGAAGTGTACGATTTGAACAAGCATATGCCGAGCGATACGTCATTCCAGAGGAGGCGAACAAGTTTTATTTCTTTAATCCGTTCTCTTCTCAAATTTTCATGAAAGTAGTTGATCACATCTTAAGTTCGGTCGAGCGGTCCTTGCGCTCGGTTGATCTCATCTTGTACTACCCAACTGATGAATATCGAGAATACCTGGAGCGTCATACCGTATTCGAACAAATCGATGAAATCCGATTACGAGACTTTTATGACAAAAATCATGACGAACGATTTGTCATCTATCGTTTTGATCCGAACAAACTACTTCAAAACGGGTATGAATACAGTGATGAGAGAAATGAAAAATAA
- a CDS encoding heme oxygenase, producing the protein MIVVTNRIKVKKGMAAALAPRFTRPSGLDTMDGFIRVEVLLTQNIEEHDEMNVNMYWEDMKSFQAWRESDDFKASHSRPASSEAGESPMLGSEILTYEVASVKERA; encoded by the coding sequence ATGATCGTCGTTACGAACCGGATTAAAGTCAAAAAAGGGATGGCTGCAGCTCTCGCTCCTCGTTTTACGCGTCCAAGCGGACTTGATACGATGGACGGATTCATCCGCGTCGAGGTCTTATTGACACAAAATATCGAAGAACATGATGAGATGAACGTCAACATGTACTGGGAAGACATGAAGAGTTTTCAAGCATGGCGGGAGAGTGACGATTTCAAAGCGTCACATAGTCGACCTGCGAGTAGTGAGGCAGGAGAATCGCCAATGCTCGGCAGCGAGATTCTGACTTATGAAGTGGCTTCGGTCAAAGAACGCGCATGA